The following proteins come from a genomic window of Melospiza melodia melodia isolate bMelMel2 unplaced genomic scaffold, bMelMel2.pri scaffold_32, whole genome shotgun sequence:
- the LOC134434172 gene encoding olfactory receptor 14A16-like, which translates to MSNSSSIRHFLLLALADTHQLQLQHFCLLLGISLAALLGNGLIISAIACGHHLHTPVFFFLLNLALSDLGSICTTVPKAMHNSLWDTRDISYTGCAAQLFFFLFFISAEFFLLTIMCYDRYVSICKPLHYGTLLGSRACAHMAAAAWASAFLNALLLTSNTFSLPLCHGNAVGQFFCEIPQILKLSCSQSKLRKLGLIVGSSSLGLGCFVFIVFSYVQIFRAVLRIPSEQGRHKAFSTCLPHLAVLSLFLSTSVFAHLKPPSVSPPSLDLALSVLYSVVPPALNPLIYSLRNQELKAAVWRLMAGCIQEH; encoded by the coding sequence atgtccaacagcagctccatcaggcacttcctcctgctggcactggcagacacacatcagctgcagctccagcacttctgcctcttgctgggcatctccctggctgccctcctgggcaacggcctcatcatcagcgccatagcctgcggccaccacctgcacacgcccgtgttcttcttcctgctcaacctggccctcagcgacctgggctccatctgcaccactgtccccaaagccatgcacaattccctctgggacaccagggacatctcctacactggatgtgctgcacagctctttttctttctgttcttcatctcagcagagtttttcctcctgaccatcatgtgctatgatcgctacgtgtccatctgcaaacccctgcactatgggaccctcctgggcagcagagcttgtgcccacatggcagcagctgcctgggccagtgcctttctcaatgctctgctactcacgtccaatacattttccctgcccctgtgccatggcaatgccgtgggccagttcttctgtgaaatcccacagatcctcaagctctcctgctcacagtccAAACTGAGGAAACTGGGGCTCATTGTTGGTAGTTCCTCTTtaggtttgggttgttttgtgttcattgttttctcctatgtgcagatcttcagggctgtgctgaggatcccctctgagcagggacggcacaaagccttttccacctgcctccctcacctggctgtgctctccctgttcctcagcactagtgtctttgctcacctgaagcccccctcagtctcgcccccatccctggatctggccctttcagttctgtactcggtggtgcctccagccctgaaccccctcatctacagcctgaggaaccaggagctcaaggctgcagtgtggagactgatggctggatgcattcaggaacattaa